One genomic window of Paenarthrobacter ureafaciens includes the following:
- a CDS encoding D-2-hydroxyacid dehydrogenase, with product MMNTMTTDELTIAIAVPLEAEYVEQIRAVDPSVTVLYEPDLLPPERFPADHAGDPRFERTPEQDERYWSMLNKAQVLYGFPNESPAGLARIAESNPRLQWIHAMAAGAGGAVKASGLDPETLRKFHVTTSAGVHALPLAEFSAFGILNGFKRSAELAQDQAAKVWPELRTPTRLANGSKVVIAGLGEIGMETARIARALGMKVSGTKRNVEAIEGIDEVTTNDGLAGLVADADAVVNTLPGTPYTEKLFSTGIFSAMKPGTVFVNVGRGTVVDEDALLEALNNGQVSYACLDVFAVEPLPRDSPLWSHPKVLVSPHTSALSAAENRLIAERFCSNLRKFIDGEDLPHLVDPVHFY from the coding sequence ATGATGAACACTATGACGACTGATGAACTTACCATCGCGATCGCTGTGCCCCTCGAAGCTGAGTACGTAGAGCAGATCCGTGCTGTTGACCCTTCCGTGACCGTCCTCTACGAGCCGGACCTGCTGCCCCCCGAGCGTTTCCCGGCCGACCACGCCGGCGACCCCCGCTTCGAGCGCACCCCTGAGCAGGACGAGCGCTACTGGTCGATGCTGAACAAAGCCCAGGTTCTGTACGGCTTCCCGAACGAGAGCCCGGCGGGCCTGGCCAGGATCGCCGAAAGCAACCCCCGCCTGCAATGGATCCACGCCATGGCCGCGGGAGCAGGCGGCGCCGTCAAGGCATCGGGCCTCGATCCCGAAACCCTCCGGAAGTTCCACGTCACCACCTCAGCGGGCGTGCACGCGCTCCCCCTCGCTGAATTCTCCGCTTTCGGCATCCTGAACGGGTTCAAGCGCAGTGCTGAGTTGGCCCAGGACCAGGCTGCCAAGGTGTGGCCTGAGCTGCGGACCCCCACCAGGCTTGCCAATGGCTCCAAGGTTGTCATTGCAGGCCTCGGCGAGATCGGCATGGAGACGGCACGGATCGCACGGGCCCTTGGCATGAAGGTCAGCGGCACCAAGCGCAATGTCGAAGCCATTGAAGGAATCGACGAGGTCACCACCAACGACGGACTCGCCGGCCTGGTTGCCGACGCCGACGCCGTGGTCAACACCCTGCCCGGCACCCCCTACACGGAGAAGCTTTTCAGCACCGGGATCTTCTCCGCAATGAAGCCCGGGACAGTGTTCGTCAACGTTGGGCGCGGCACGGTAGTGGACGAGGACGCGCTGCTCGAAGCCCTCAACAACGGGCAGGTCTCCTATGCTTGCCTCGACGTTTTTGCTGTTGAGCCGCTCCCCCGGGACAGCCCGCTCTGGAGCCACCCCAAGGTGCTGGTGTCCCCGCACACCTCAGCACTCAGCGCTGCCGAGAACCGCCTCATTGCAGAACGCTTCTGCAGCAACCTCCGCAAGTTCATCGACGGGGAGGATCTCCCGCACCTCGTGGATCCGGTGCACTTCTACTAA
- a CDS encoding IclR family transcriptional regulator, translated as MADSRTARSEGLGASSPAPAVTRAAAVLDALAGSPSGRLTLSDLARELGIPKSSTSNLLLALEEARLITRQGADFALGRKLVELGAAYLSRLDEVQEFYKYCEQAPTLSGETVRIAMLDGDHVIYLARYEGHPAVRLTSNIGDKMPVSLCGVGKALIAQLHDHDIEAMFPDGMALPVMTANSLRTAEELKAQIATIRKQGFAFEDEESTVGVVCLAVPVPTHGAHGPSLGLSVTALKATYSEEQGALMVKELKELARSLGNPMG; from the coding sequence ATGGCTGATTCCCGAACCGCCCGTTCAGAAGGGTTGGGAGCATCGTCGCCGGCTCCGGCCGTGACCCGGGCTGCCGCAGTGCTGGACGCCCTCGCCGGGTCCCCTTCGGGGAGACTGACCTTGAGTGACCTCGCCAGGGAGCTGGGGATTCCCAAATCTTCCACCTCGAATCTGCTGCTTGCCCTGGAAGAGGCGCGACTTATCACCCGCCAAGGAGCCGATTTCGCGTTGGGGCGCAAGCTCGTTGAACTCGGCGCTGCGTATCTGAGCCGTCTTGATGAGGTCCAGGAGTTCTACAAGTACTGCGAGCAAGCGCCCACCCTCTCCGGGGAGACCGTGCGCATCGCCATGCTCGACGGTGACCACGTCATCTATCTGGCCCGCTATGAGGGCCACCCCGCTGTCCGGCTGACATCCAACATCGGCGACAAAATGCCCGTGTCCCTGTGCGGCGTGGGCAAGGCGCTGATTGCCCAACTCCACGACCACGACATTGAGGCCATGTTCCCGGACGGCATGGCACTGCCGGTCATGACGGCAAATTCCCTCAGGACGGCCGAGGAGCTAAAGGCCCAGATTGCGACCATACGGAAGCAAGGCTTCGCCTTCGAGGATGAGGAGTCGACCGTCGGCGTCGTTTGCCTGGCCGTGCCGGTGCCCACTCACGGCGCCCATGGACCCAGCCTTGGACTGTCGGTGACAGCACTGAAGGCCACTTATTCCGAAGAGCAGGGCGCGCTCATGGTCAAAGAGCTGAAAGAATTGGCCCGATCCCTGGGCAACCCTATGGGCTGA
- a CDS encoding NAD(P)-dependent oxidoreductase, with protein sequence MNSTGSAPGRRAGFVGLGLMGAPMAANLAAGGWDVTGWNRSEGAFDAVPAIKRAASVGDLRDEPVIVFMLPDLPFIEDAATGLLSAWRAVPPAAGTAVVIMSSVSPIEVRRFGDTVAEASAGKAVVVDAPVSGGTVGAQQGTLAIMVGASEADFERLHPLFSTMGSTVRRMGGLGSGSLAKACNQLIVGSTTAALAEAAELAEHSGMDVEALFDVLSGGLAGSRVLEVIGPRLAAKDYHPTGPAKFMHKDLGFVLDSARAAGTAVPIATAATELYAELKRQGLGDQDLAVVRQTVANLGAIPAWSPPAGSPAAGSPANS encoded by the coding sequence ATGAACAGCACCGGATCGGCTCCCGGCAGGCGGGCAGGCTTCGTAGGCCTGGGCCTGATGGGGGCTCCGATGGCCGCGAACCTGGCTGCGGGCGGCTGGGACGTGACGGGATGGAACAGGTCCGAAGGCGCCTTCGACGCGGTTCCGGCCATTAAGCGCGCGGCCAGCGTCGGCGATCTGCGGGATGAGCCGGTCATCGTGTTCATGCTGCCTGACCTGCCCTTCATCGAGGACGCAGCCACTGGCCTGCTGTCCGCGTGGCGGGCCGTGCCCCCGGCAGCAGGTACCGCCGTCGTCATCATGAGCAGTGTCTCCCCGATCGAAGTCCGACGGTTCGGTGACACCGTGGCCGAGGCCAGTGCCGGGAAAGCCGTAGTGGTGGATGCGCCGGTCAGCGGCGGCACGGTGGGCGCGCAGCAGGGGACGCTCGCCATCATGGTGGGCGCATCCGAGGCGGACTTCGAGCGGCTTCACCCGCTTTTTTCGACCATGGGTTCCACGGTCCGGCGCATGGGCGGACTGGGATCCGGGTCGCTCGCCAAGGCGTGCAACCAGTTGATCGTGGGAAGTACGACGGCGGCACTCGCCGAGGCGGCGGAACTCGCCGAACACTCGGGCATGGATGTGGAAGCCCTGTTTGACGTCCTGTCCGGCGGCTTGGCGGGAAGCCGTGTCCTGGAGGTCATTGGACCCCGCCTCGCAGCCAAGGACTACCACCCCACGGGTCCCGCTAAATTCATGCACAAGGACCTCGGCTTTGTCCTGGACAGCGCCCGGGCAGCCGGGACCGCTGTCCCTATCGCGACGGCCGCCACTGAGCTTTACGCCGAACTGAAGCGCCAAGGGCTGGGTGACCAGGACCTGGCCGTTGTCCGGCAAACCGTCGCCAACCTGGGCGCCATTCCCGCCTGGTCACCGCCGGCCGGGTCACCGGCCGCCGGGTCGCCGGCCAACAGCTAA
- a CDS encoding MFS transporter, whose amino-acid sequence MLVITQTNAKLAAEADDAVVEPDQLRRATLASSVGSALEYYDFYIYGLASALIFGPLFFAPLGPDGALIASFATYGVGFAARPFGGLIFGFIGDRFGRKMVLILTIALMGTASFAIGLLPTFEQAGMLGAVLLVTLRIIQGLGAGAEQAGATTLISEVAPRRRRGFFASLPFVGIQLGTLLGAGTFALIAMADTSVLQGWLWRVPFLASFILIIVAVFIRLKLKETPAFQELEKHKNVVKNPIGALWKHSKKNVLVGIGLRMGENGNSSIYSALLVSFMSMPAGVFAGNNSIGPVGLLIAAGFAAILVVTFGALSDRFGRVPVYRYGALFQAIIAVPAFYLVTLGNVTLVWIVMAVGIAIGVQSMLGPQCPLLPELFGSQYRFTGVAMSREISAVIAGGIAPLLGAVLLAATNHSWLVLAIYSLVLALISFVTTFFTPETVGRDLVSTEDAK is encoded by the coding sequence GTGCTTGTGATTACTCAAACCAATGCAAAGCTCGCAGCGGAGGCTGACGACGCGGTTGTAGAACCGGACCAGCTTCGAAGGGCAACGCTGGCCAGTTCCGTAGGTTCCGCTCTGGAGTACTACGACTTCTACATCTACGGCTTGGCTTCGGCCTTGATCTTCGGGCCGTTGTTCTTTGCTCCTCTGGGGCCGGACGGCGCCCTCATCGCGTCCTTCGCGACGTACGGCGTCGGATTCGCGGCGCGTCCCTTCGGCGGGCTGATCTTCGGCTTCATCGGTGACCGGTTCGGCCGGAAGATGGTACTGATCCTGACCATCGCCTTGATGGGCACCGCCAGCTTCGCCATCGGATTGCTCCCCACGTTCGAACAGGCGGGCATGCTGGGCGCAGTTCTGCTGGTGACCCTCCGGATCATCCAAGGCCTCGGTGCCGGCGCGGAGCAGGCCGGCGCAACGACGCTGATCTCGGAAGTGGCCCCGCGCCGCCGTCGTGGGTTCTTCGCCTCCCTGCCGTTCGTGGGTATCCAGCTCGGCACGCTCCTGGGCGCCGGCACGTTTGCCCTGATTGCCATGGCGGACACCTCGGTCCTTCAAGGCTGGCTGTGGCGCGTTCCCTTCCTGGCCAGCTTCATCCTGATCATCGTTGCGGTCTTCATTCGCCTTAAGCTCAAGGAAACTCCGGCTTTCCAGGAACTTGAGAAGCACAAGAACGTCGTCAAGAACCCCATCGGTGCGCTGTGGAAGCATTCCAAGAAGAACGTCCTGGTGGGCATCGGGCTCCGTATGGGAGAAAACGGCAACTCTTCCATCTACTCGGCCCTGCTGGTGTCGTTCATGAGCATGCCGGCCGGTGTTTTCGCGGGCAATAACTCCATTGGCCCTGTCGGCCTGCTGATTGCCGCAGGTTTCGCAGCCATCCTGGTGGTTACCTTCGGTGCTTTGTCCGACAGGTTCGGCCGTGTTCCGGTCTACCGTTACGGTGCCCTCTTCCAGGCGATCATTGCTGTTCCGGCCTTCTACCTGGTCACCCTGGGCAACGTCACGTTGGTATGGATTGTCATGGCAGTGGGCATCGCGATCGGCGTACAGTCCATGCTCGGCCCGCAGTGCCCCTTGCTTCCTGAGCTCTTTGGTTCGCAGTACCGGTTTACCGGCGTGGCCATGAGCCGGGAAATTTCCGCAGTCATCGCCGGCGGCATCGCCCCGCTGCTTGGAGCAGTATTGCTGGCGGCCACCAACCATTCGTGGCTGGTCCTTGCCATCTACTCGCTTGTCCTGGCGCTGATCTCCTTCGTCACCACCTTCTTCACCCCGGAGACGGTGGGACGCGACCTCGTCAGCACGGAGGACGCCAAGTAG
- a CDS encoding SDR family oxidoreductase — translation MSGLFDLTGRVALVTGSSRGIGNALARGLADAGATVVLNGINSERLQAAQQAMAADYPEGRVQSRAFDVTDAASAAEGVDWVEKNVGPLDILVNNAGIQHRVPMLDLDVKDWERVITTDLTSAFLVGREAARHMIPRGSGKIINICSVQTDLARPTIAPYVAAKGGLRNLTRAMTAEWAASGLQINGIAPGYIHTEMTQNLVDDQDFNSWILGRTPANRWGTVADLAGPTVWLASQASNFVNGQTIFVDGGMTVVV, via the coding sequence ATGAGTGGACTATTCGATCTGACCGGCCGCGTTGCGCTGGTCACCGGTTCAAGCCGGGGGATCGGCAACGCCCTCGCCCGGGGCCTTGCCGATGCCGGGGCGACGGTGGTGCTGAACGGAATCAACAGCGAGCGGCTTCAGGCTGCGCAGCAGGCAATGGCCGCCGATTACCCCGAAGGACGGGTCCAAAGCCGGGCTTTCGATGTCACCGACGCTGCCTCCGCCGCTGAGGGCGTGGACTGGGTCGAGAAGAACGTCGGCCCACTGGACATCCTGGTCAACAATGCCGGCATCCAGCACCGGGTTCCCATGCTCGACCTTGACGTCAAGGACTGGGAACGCGTCATCACCACCGACCTCACCAGCGCCTTCCTGGTGGGCCGTGAAGCTGCCCGGCACATGATCCCCAGGGGCAGCGGCAAGATCATCAACATCTGCTCGGTGCAGACCGACCTCGCCCGCCCCACCATCGCGCCCTATGTTGCGGCCAAAGGCGGCTTGCGGAACCTGACCCGCGCCATGACCGCGGAATGGGCAGCTTCCGGGCTGCAAATCAACGGCATTGCACCGGGATACATCCACACGGAAATGACCCAGAACCTGGTTGACGACCAAGACTTCAACTCGTGGATCCTGGGCAGGACGCCCGCCAACCGCTGGGGCACGGTGGCTGACCTCGCCGGACCCACTGTTTGGCTGGCGTCGCAGGCCTCCAACTTCGTCAACGGCCAGACGATCTTCGTCGACGGCGGAATGACGGTGGTGGTCTGA
- a CDS encoding L-idonate 5-dehydrogenase yields MGITLPASGPAVVAHGKGDLRIEDLPLTRPAPDEAIVEIAYGGICGSDLHYWLHGAAGESILKEPMVLGHEIVGVVLQQAADGSGPEAGTPVAVHPATPAPGDVRYPEDRPNLSPGCTYLGSAARYPHTDGAFSRYSNLPSRMLRALPENLDLRTAALVEPASVAWHAVARAGDVAGKTALVIGSGPIGALAVAVLKRNGASRIVAVDMHDKPLEIARAVGADAVLKGDDAEAIAAVDADIVIESSGSHFGLVSAIKGATRGGKVVMVGLLPSGPQPVFISLAITRELELLGSFRFNDEIDEVITALADGSLAVDPVVTHEFDLNHGLEAFEVAKNSAESGKVLLNFRD; encoded by the coding sequence ATGGGCATCACGCTTCCAGCATCCGGACCCGCTGTGGTGGCCCACGGCAAGGGCGACCTGCGTATCGAAGACCTTCCGCTGACCCGCCCCGCACCCGACGAAGCGATTGTTGAGATCGCCTACGGGGGAATCTGCGGATCGGACCTGCACTACTGGCTTCATGGCGCAGCCGGTGAGTCCATCCTCAAGGAACCAATGGTCCTTGGCCACGAAATCGTCGGGGTCGTCCTCCAGCAGGCGGCGGACGGCAGTGGTCCGGAAGCCGGCACGCCGGTGGCTGTCCACCCTGCCACTCCCGCCCCGGGTGACGTCCGGTATCCGGAGGACAGGCCGAACCTTTCTCCTGGCTGCACCTACCTGGGCAGTGCTGCGCGGTACCCGCACACTGACGGCGCCTTCAGCCGCTACTCGAACCTTCCGTCCAGGATGCTGCGGGCCTTGCCGGAAAACCTGGATCTCCGGACGGCCGCCCTCGTGGAACCGGCGAGCGTCGCCTGGCACGCCGTAGCGCGCGCCGGGGATGTTGCCGGGAAGACTGCCCTGGTGATCGGCAGCGGGCCGATCGGCGCCTTGGCTGTTGCGGTGCTGAAGCGCAACGGCGCGTCGCGGATCGTCGCCGTCGACATGCATGACAAGCCTCTGGAGATAGCACGCGCGGTAGGCGCGGATGCGGTTCTGAAGGGCGACGACGCCGAGGCCATTGCCGCCGTCGACGCCGACATCGTCATCGAGTCCTCGGGCAGCCACTTCGGGCTGGTGTCGGCCATCAAGGGGGCCACCAGGGGAGGCAAGGTGGTGATGGTGGGCTTGCTGCCCTCAGGTCCCCAGCCGGTCTTCATTTCGTTGGCCATTACCCGGGAACTGGAACTGCTCGGTTCCTTCCGCTTCAACGACGAGATCGACGAGGTCATTACGGCGTTGGCCGACGGCTCGCTGGCCGTGGACCCCGTGGTTACGCACGAATTCGACCTCAACCACGGCCTCGAAGCGTTTGAGGTGGCAAAGAACTCA